AGTAGGTCAATGGCTTCGTCTATTACGGTTGTATCTCCATGATATTGAACAACATCAAAACCAAGTTCACCAACCAACTTAATCGCACTAGCCACGTCTAATCCCTCAACAACACCCACTGTCCTAACACCCCTAACTGCATTAATTATTTCCCTAGCCCTACCGCGATCAACCAGCCTATGTGTTGGCACGCTTGAATGTACGATCACACCAACATAATCAGCATACTTACTAGCCATCACAGCGTCCCTCTGACTTGTAACTCCGCAAATCTTTAGTAGTGTCATGATTTGCTCACCCTAGCTAACTCATTAACATAGTCCCAGAACCCATCATTTAGGTTGGTCTCTACGTACTCAACACCATCCCTAATATCCTTAACAACGCCTGCAATGTAAAGTGTGAATGCGGTGTTTGCGATTATGAAGTCCCTGGCCGCCCTATCCCCACTTGAAACTGCGCGTCTCGTCTTCTCAACGCTCTCCAATGGGCTTGAAACCCTGACATCCCTTATATCATGAGTTCTTAACCCTAGGTCCCTGGGCTCAATGAAGTACTTATCAATCCTCCCTCCCCTGACCTCCGCCACTTCTGTTCTTCCGAAAACCGAGACCTCATCAATACCGGGTTCTCCATGTATTAGCACGGCATGCTCATAACCAAGCATTAATGCTGCCTCGGCCATCCTATCCATGAGCGCGGCCTCAGCCACACCAATTAATTGCCTAGTTAGTAATGCGGGGTTTGCCAATGGACCGACCAAGTTAAATATTGTCCTTATACCCAACTTCTTCCTAACCGGCATTACATTCTTCATGGCTGGGTGATAGGCAGGTGCGAAGGCAAAGGTGAAGCGATACCTAGTGGCCATCTCGGCCGCCTTATTAGGTGGCAGGTTTATATTGAAGCCCAAGGCCTCTAGAAAATCGGCGCTGCCTGATGTTGAGGATACACTCCTATTACCATGCTTAATCACGTGGGCGCCCAGGTAAGCCGCAATTAATGCTGCTGCCGTTGATGCATTGAGTGTGCCGAAGCCATCACCACCAGTACCAGCAGTATCCACGTACTTACCCCTTTCACTCACTGGTATTTTCATGCAGTAATCCCTCAGTGCTCTCGCAAAACCTGCGATTTCACTTGATGCTTCACCCCTCACTCTAAGTCCCATGAGCACTGCCGCGGATAGCGCCTCGTCAATGTTCGTCAACATGCCCCTGGCGGTGTCATAAGCCTCATCAACACTCAATGCAAACCCCCTCGCTATCTTCTCAAGTATGTCCCTCATGACACCTCACCTAGTATTGCTGTAGGCATCAACGTCCAGTAGACCATGACCCGATAAATTGAAGAATATGACGGATCCCTTTGGCATTCTCTTCGCCTCGTCAATCGCAGCCTTTATCGCATGCGCAGACTCTGGGGCAGGTATTATACCCTCGGTCCTCGCGAATATCCTGGCCGCCTCCATAACCTCCTCCTGACCATAAGCCCTGGCCTCCACAACGCCCTCCTTAACAAGCATTGAGAGACTTGGTGCAGCACCATGGTACCTAAGCCCAGCTGCATGGGTTGGTGGTGGTACGTAGTCATGACCCAAGGTGAGCATCTTAACCATCGGTAATAAACCCCCAGTATCTGGGAAATCATACATGTACCTACCGCTGGTTAACTTTGGTGCTACCCTGGATTCAACGGCGAGGAACCTCGTCTTCTCAAAACCCTCATTTCTCAACTTAGCGCCTATCATTGGGAATGAGAAACCACTGAAGTTACTACCACCTCCAACACAACCAATCACTAGGTTCGGCTCCTCGGGCATTTGCTGTAGCACCTCCTGCCCGATGACTGTTTGGTGAAGGACTACGAAGCCCAATACACTGCCTGGTATGTACTTCCTACCCTCACCCATTAGTGTGAACTCAATGGCCTCGGTAATCGCAAGTCCTAGGCTACCAGGGTGATCAGGCTTGGTCTTAAGTGCCTCCCTACCAAAACTCGTTAATTCGCTTGGGCTTGGATAAACATCGGCACCGTAAGTCCTCATGAAAAGAACCCTCTGTGCCTTGTTGAGGTATGAATTCTTCGTCATGAACACGGTAGCCTTAACACTTAGTAATGCCGCTGCCAATGACACTGCGAGACCCCACTGACCAGCGCCAGTCTCTGTAACAACCTCCTTAGCACCATCCTTTATCGCATAATAAACCTGGGGTATTGCCGTATTTAACTTATGAGAGCCCGCTGGCAATGCACCCTCAAACTTATAGTAAATCTTAACACCATTACCCAAGGCCCTCTCTAGCCCATAGGCCCTCCTGAACGGTGTTGGTCTACCCATCCTTTCGTAGAGCTCCCTAACCTCATCGGGTATTGGCACATACCTAAGTGGCGTGAATTCCTGATCAATCAACTCACTGGGTAGTATCCTCATGAGCAATGCGATTCTGGAGTCAACTTCGTAGGGATCAATGGGTGGTGGTAATGGCTTTGGCAGATCCACATTTATATTATACCAGTAATGGGGGATCATCATGGCAAACCACCCCTGAGTCTTGTCATGAATTCTACACATGCCCTTTGATCGTTTAGTTTATCCACAAGTGCCGTACCGACAACCACGGCATCAGCGCCAGCGCTGATTACCAGCTTAACCATTTCTGGGGTATTTATGGCGAAACCGGCGATTAACGTGATATTGTCAACAAGCTTCCTGACCTCCCTAACATTCCTCTCAATATAAAGTGGTAGTTTTATGCCCGTAGCTGCGTAGAGACCTAGGTATATGAATAGTGGCTCGTACTTAATAAGAGTACCCACTAACGTGTATGGTGTATTACTCGATATGAAGAAGGTAGGTCTTAGTGAGTATTCCCTCATGGCATTTATGTAATTCTCAAGCATATCCAGGTGCTCAAATAATAGGTCTGGGAATAATACTGAGGATGCTCCAACTTCACTGGCTGTTTCAGTAACAAGTCCTAGATTGTTCACGTAATCATCAATATAACCCATGAGTATTGTTGGTACATCACCATACTTAGTCACCCTAATGGCATCTAGGCCCTTAAGCTCAGAGCCGAAGTGCGTCTTTCTGATCACTGGACCATCGTACTTAGGATTTTGTGTTGGTATTCCTATTTCGAGGAAGTCTGAAACCCCTGATAGGCATTTTACAGCATTTAGGAACGTTTCTTTATTTGGGTACGTAGCAGTTATGTATGCGCCCAGGCCCGGTTTCCTTATGTCCATTGGGGCATGGAATCCACCAATAGGGATTGTTTGATAGGATTTAAAAGCTTTATGTATATATTGTTCGTTAGTACTTATTCTCGTTCGGTAAATATTTATTAATATATAGGGAATATAAATAGGAAACACTTTTTATAATAATATTATTTCACAACCCGTGGATTTCCTAGGCATAATTAATGAATTAACAAAAAAGCGTGTTGAGGCTATTAAGGTTAATGCGAGGGCTCCGGGTATGCTTAGGGCAATTGAAAGACGCAATTCCGAGGGTTACCTAGCCCTGATAGCTGAGTACAAGAGGGCGAGCCCCAGCGGCGTTATTAGGCTTGACCTTGACCCCTGGACCTACTTCAACGCGGTCGGTCAATACGCCACTGGATTCAGCGTATTAGTTGAACCAATATACTTTCTCGGTTCACCTATCTTCGTGAAGATAGCCCTTAATTACGGTAAGCCAGTGCTGTATAAGGACTTCGTAATTAGCAGGGAGCAGATCAGGGAGGCTGGGGAACTAGGTGCAAGTTCAGTATTACTCATTAAGAGACTTGGTGGTAATGCGCTGTGGGACTTGGTGGACTATGCCATGGACCTGGGCTTAGAACCCCTTATTGAGGTTGATGATGAGGATGATGCCCTAGAGATCGTTAACAGCAACCCAAACGTAATGCTTGGCATTAACTCCAGGGATTTAGGTGATTTATCAGTATCCCTGGATAGGGCTATTTCAATAATTAGAGCCGTTAGGAGTAAGGCCAATGTTATAATTGCTGAGAGTGGTGTTAGGGGTGTTAATGATGCAGTGAGATTGGCTAGAGAGGGCGCCAATGCCATACTTGTGGGTACTGCTTTAATGAGGAATGTGGAGTTAGCGAAGGAGTTCTCAGGCATTACCATTCATTAAGTAGTGCGTTGAGTATTAAATTAATCATGTGGGATGAATAATCAACACCAGCCCTCCTTAGCCCATTAATGTCAATGTTCATTACGTCACCATTAATGTTACCTGTGTATTTCATTACGAGTTCCCTGCTCGGCGCATTAATAATGAGTTTCTTGGCATTAAGTACCTCCTGGTTATTCTGAAGTAACCTAGCGTCAAATAGTACTGCAATTTCAGGGTTTATTACAGGTCCCCTAACGTAAACTGGTTCCTTAGAAATCCTTACATGTACCTTGGCCAGGGTCTCCCTACGCTCCGGGTCATACTCTGGGTAGGAGATTACGTAGAATCCCTGCTTA
This is a stretch of genomic DNA from Vulcanisaeta moutnovskia 768-28. It encodes these proteins:
- the trpD gene encoding anthranilate phosphoribosyltransferase; translation: MRDILEKIARGFALSVDEAYDTARGMLTNIDEALSAAVLMGLRVRGEASSEIAGFARALRDYCMKIPVSERGKYVDTAGTGGDGFGTLNASTAAALIAAYLGAHVIKHGNRSVSSTSGSADFLEALGFNINLPPNKAAEMATRYRFTFAFAPAYHPAMKNVMPVRKKLGIRTIFNLVGPLANPALLTRQLIGVAEAALMDRMAEAALMLGYEHAVLIHGEPGIDEVSVFGRTEVAEVRGGRIDKYFIEPRDLGLRTHDIRDVRVSSPLESVEKTRRAVSSGDRAARDFIIANTAFTLYIAGVVKDIRDGVEYVETNLNDGFWDYVNELARVSKS
- a CDS encoding TrpB-like pyridoxal phosphate-dependent enzyme, which produces MMIPHYWYNINVDLPKPLPPPIDPYEVDSRIALLMRILPSELIDQEFTPLRYVPIPDEVRELYERMGRPTPFRRAYGLERALGNGVKIYYKFEGALPAGSHKLNTAIPQVYYAIKDGAKEVVTETGAGQWGLAVSLAAALLSVKATVFMTKNSYLNKAQRVLFMRTYGADVYPSPSELTSFGREALKTKPDHPGSLGLAITEAIEFTLMGEGRKYIPGSVLGFVVLHQTVIGQEVLQQMPEEPNLVIGCVGGGSNFSGFSFPMIGAKLRNEGFEKTRFLAVESRVAPKLTSGRYMYDFPDTGGLLPMVKMLTLGHDYVPPPTHAAGLRYHGAAPSLSMLVKEGVVEARAYGQEEVMEAARIFARTEGIIPAPESAHAIKAAIDEAKRMPKGSVIFFNLSGHGLLDVDAYSNTR
- the trpA gene encoding tryptophan synthase subunit alpha; its protein translation is MDIRKPGLGAYITATYPNKETFLNAVKCLSGVSDFLEIGIPTQNPKYDGPVIRKTHFGSELKGLDAIRVTKYGDVPTILMGYIDDYVNNLGLVTETASEVGASSVLFPDLLFEHLDMLENYINAMREYSLRPTFFISSNTPYTLVGTLIKYEPLFIYLGLYAATGIKLPLYIERNVREVRKLVDNITLIAGFAINTPEMVKLVISAGADAVVVGTALVDKLNDQRACVEFMTRLRGGLP
- a CDS encoding indole-3-glycerol-phosphate synthase, producing MDFLGIINELTKKRVEAIKVNARAPGMLRAIERRNSEGYLALIAEYKRASPSGVIRLDLDPWTYFNAVGQYATGFSVLVEPIYFLGSPIFVKIALNYGKPVLYKDFVISREQIREAGELGASSVLLIKRLGGNALWDLVDYAMDLGLEPLIEVDDEDDALEIVNSNPNVMLGINSRDLGDLSVSLDRAISIIRAVRSKANVIIAESGVRGVNDAVRLAREGANAILVGTALMRNVELAKEFSGITIH
- a CDS encoding 2-oxoacid:acceptor oxidoreductase family protein, producing the protein MPEIHEIIFYGRSGDGIHAIVDKLAQTLIKQGFYVISYPEYDPERRETLAKVHVRISKEPVYVRGPVINPEIAVLFDARLLQNNQEVLNAKKLIINAPSRELVMKYTGNINGDVMNIDINGLRRAGVDYSSHMINLILNALLNEW